The proteins below come from a single Argentina anserina chromosome 1, drPotAnse1.1, whole genome shotgun sequence genomic window:
- the LOC126796560 gene encoding brefeldin A-inhibited guanine nucleotide-exchange protein 5 isoform X1 gives MAGGAAGGFVTRAYESMLKECSPKKYPDLQKAIQAYLDNAKEVNQAQQTIPQTAPSGKPQATSPDGDGSSVDAEGEDAKTGAEPGQSQTSSNTAEEADSVARPVNISGTVSTVLATAGNTLEGTQAELILNPLRLAFDTKNLKVLEPALDCLHKLIAYDHLEGDPGLDNKSVPVFTDILNRVCSCVDNNSSDSTVLQVLKVLLTAVASTKFRVHGEPLLGVIRVCYNIALHSKSPVNQATSKAMLTQMISIIFRRMETDPELQVSSSGSVGHTEATTEKHSNTEAEETSVADQNEKEMTLGDQLNQVKETPIASVEELHNLAGGADIKGLEAVLDKAVHHEDGKKIIRGIDLESMSIVQRDALLVFRTLCKMGMKEDNNEVTLKTRILSLELLQGLLEGVGHPFTRNFHFIDSVKAYLSYALLRASVSPSPIIFQYATGIFLVLLLRFRESLKGEIGIFFPLIVLRSLDSSDFPMNQKMSVLRMVEKVCKDPQMLVDIFVNYDCDLEAPNLFERMVTTLSRISQGTQNADPNMATASPTTSIKGSSLQCLVNVLKSLVDWETSRGESDNQTKNSQSPDGDASAKESVDVKSRQDTTTNFEKAKAHKSTLEAAISEFNRQPVKGVEYLRSNKLVENTPSSVAQFLRSTPSLDKAMIGEYLGHHEEFPLSVMHAYVDSMKFLGMKFDTAIRELLKGFRLPGEAQKIDRIMEKFAERYCADNPGLFKNADTAYVLAYAVIMLNTDAHNPMVWPKMSKSDFVRMNATEDPEECAPTELLEEIYDSIVKEEIKMKDESTNLDKGGKYKPEGEERGRLVSILNLALPRRTVSSDTKSESEAIIKRAQDIFRNQGAKRGVFHTTQQIELVRPMVEAVGWPLLATFSVTMEEGENKSRIVLCMEGFKAGIHITHVLGMDTMRYAFLTSLVRFTFLHAPKEMRGKNVEALRTLLALCDSETGSLQDTWNAVLECVSRLEFITSTPAIAATVMQGSNQISKDAVLQSLRELAGKPSEQVFVNSVQLPSDSIVEFFTALCGVSAEELKQSPARVFSLQKLVEISYYNMARIRMVWARIWSVLANHFISAGSHHDEKIAMYAIDSLRQLGMKYLERAELANFTFQNDILKPFVVLMRNSRSETIRGLIVDCIVQMIKSKVGSIKSGWRSVFMIFTASADDELESIVESAFENVEQVILEHFDQVVGDCFMDCVNCLIRFANNRTSHRISLKAIALLRICEDRLAEGLIPGGALKPIEENETTTFDVTEHYWFPMLAGLSDLTSDTRPEVRSCALEVLFDLLNERGSKFSSSFWESIFHRVLFPIFDHVRHAGKESSASSDEEWFRETSIHSLQLLCNLFNTFYKEVCFMLPPLLSLLLDCAKKTDQAVVSLSLGALVHLIEVGGHQFSESDWDTLLKSIRDALYTTQPLELLNALGFENLKNERTLNNSGEALLSLDYDGGHNRQFDSNDRNPNASVKGVHLDGSEGLNSPSGSASKSADDGNLQRSQTIGQRIMDNLFLRNLSSKPKSSDASVPSSPVKVPDVIEPDMKDDEESSVLGTCRGKCITQLLLLGAIDSIQKRYWSKLNAPQKIAIMDTLLSALEFAASYNSYTNLRTRMHQTSDERPPVNLLRQELTGTCIYLDILQKATSGFPIQEGLAETNDSSMEHSNAEEKVEGLAEDKLVSFCEQVLREASELQSSSGDVTNMDIHRVLELRSPIIVKVLKGMCFMNQQIFRRHLRDFYPLLTKLVCCDQMDVRGALGDLFRAQLKALLP, from the exons ATGGCCGGAGGAGCAGCCGGCGGCTTCGTCACGCGAGCCTATGAGTCCATGCTCAAAGAGTGCTCGCCGAAAAAGTATCCCGATCTTCAAAAGGCAATTCAGGCTTACTTAG ACAATGCAAAAGAAGTCAATCAGGCTCAACAAACCATTCCGCAGACTGCTCCAAGTGGGAAGCCTCAAGCTACTTCTCCAGATGGTGATGGAAG TTCTGTTGACGCAGAAGGTGAAGATGCAAAAACTGGTGCAGAACCAGGTCAGTCTCAAACATCCTCAAACACTGCCGAGGAGGCAGATTCTGTTGCCAGGCCAGTGAACATAAGTGGAACTGTATCAACTGTCCTAGCAACTGCTGGGAACACCTTAGAAGGCACCCAGGCTGAGCTTATTTTGAATCCCCTGCGACTTGCATTCGATACAAAGAACCTAAAAGTTCTTGAACCTGCTCTAGATTGTCTTCAT AAACTGATTGCGTACGATCATTTAGAGGGAGATCCTGGTTTAGACAACAAAAGTGTTCCAGTGTTTACTGATATTTTGAACAGGGTTTGCAGTTGTGTTGACAATAATTCATCTGATAG TACTGTTCTGCAAGTGTTGAAGGTCCTTCTGACTGCAGTGGCATCCACAAAGTTTAGAG TACATGGGGAACCGTTGCTGGGAGTTATCAGAGTCTGCTATAATATTGCTCTGCACAG CAAGAGTCCTGTCAACCAAGCTACATCAAAGGCAATGCTTACGCAAATGATCAGCATCATATTCAGGAGAATGGAAACTGACCCG GAACTTCAGGTTTCATCATCTGGTTCTGTTGGACATACAGAAGCCACTACAGAAAAACATTCAAATACAGAAGCTGAAGAAACTTCTGTGGCAGACCAAAATGAGAAAGAAATGACTTTGGGTGATCAACTAAACCAGGTCAAAGAGACACCCATTGCATCTGTTGAGGAACTTCATAATCTTGCAGGTGGTGCTGACATTAAG ggtttagaggcCGTCCTGGACAAAGCTGTTCATCATGAAGATGGCAAAAAGATAATCAG AGGGATTGACCTGGAGAGTATGAGCATAGTTCAGCGTGATGCTTTACTGGTTTTCCGAACCCTCTGCAAG ATGGGCATGAAGGAAGATAACAATGAAGTCACGTTGAAGACGAGGATTTTATCTCTGGAGCTGTTGCAg GGTTTGTTGGAAGGAGTTGGTCATCCATTTACTAGAAACTTCCATTTCATTGATTCTGTGAAAGCATACCTATCATATGCTTTGTTGCGGGCTTCAGTTTCGCCCTCCCCTATCATATTTCAG TACGCAACTGGAATTTTTTTAGTGCTTTTGTTGCGGTTTAGAGAAAGTCTCAAG GGTGAAATTGGCATCTTCTTTCCCTTGATAGTTCTCCGGTCTCTGGATAGCTCGGATTTTCCCATGAACCAGAAAATGAGTGTTCTGAG GATGGTCGAAAAAGTTTGCAAGGATCCTCAGATGCTTGTTGACATATTCGTGAACTATGACTGTGATCTTGAGGCACCAAACTTGTTTGAGCGGATG GTTACTACTCTATCAAGAATATCCCAAGGGACACAAAATGCAGATCCAAATATGGCTACTGCATCCCCGACTACTTCAATAAAGGGTTCATCTCTTCAG TGTCTTGTCAATGTGCTTAAATCACTCGTAGATTGGGAAACTTCACGTGGAGAATCAGATAACCAAACTAAAAATTCCCAGTCTCCAGATGGAGATGCTTCAGCCAAAGAGTCAGTTGATGTGAAAAGCAGGCAAGATACAACCACCAACTTTGAGAAGGCAAAAGCTCATAAGTCTACACTGGAAGCGGCCATCTCTGAG TTCAACAGACAGCCAGTTAAGGGTGTAGAGTATCTGAGATCGAATAAATTAGTGGAAAACACACCAAGTTCAGTTGCCCAATTTTTGAGAAGTACTCCCAGCTTAGACAAG GCTATGATTGGTGAATATTTGGGCCATCATGAAGAATTTCCGCTTTCTGTGATGCATGCTTATGTCGATTCCATGAAATTTTTGGGAATGAAGTTTGATACTGCAATTCGTGAACTTCTTAAAGGATTCCGACTTCCAGGGGAAGCTCAAAAGATAGATCGCATCATGGAAAAGTTTGCAGAAAG ATACTGTGCAGATAATCCAGGCCTCTTCAAAAATGCAGATACTGCATATGTTCTTGCATATGCAGTTATTATGTTGAATACTGATGCACATAATCCAATGGTATGGCCTAAGATGTCCAAGTCAGATTTCGTGCGCATGAATGCTACTGAAGATCCAGAAGAATGTGCCCCAACAGAACTTCTGGAAGAAATCTATGATTCGATTGTTAAAGAAGAGATAAAGATGAAAGATGAGAGTACGAATCTAGATAAAGGTGGCAAATATAAGCCAGAAGGTGAAGAGAGAGGGCGCCTCGTCAGTATTCTTAATCTGGCTCTACCCAGAAGGACAGTTTCTTCTGATACCAAGTCTGAAAGTGAAGCTATTATAAAGAGAGCACAAGATATATTTAGGAATCAAGGAGCAAAAAGAGGGGTCTTCCATACTACACAGCAAATAGAACTTGTAAGGCCTATGGTAGAAGCTGTTGGCTGGCCTTTGCTTGCTACCTTTTCTGTTACAATGGAAGAGGGTGAGAATAAGTCGAGGATTGTTCTCTGCATGGAAGGATTTAAAGCAGGAATACACATTACACATGTTCTGGGAATGGATACCATGCGctatgcattcttaacatctcTTGTCAG ATTTACATTCTTGCATGCTCCAAAGGAAATGCGTGGTAAAAATGTGGAAGCGTTGCGAACGCTACTAGCTCTTTGTGACTCAGAGACTGGTTCCCTTCAAGACACGTGGAATGCAGTTTTGGAATGTGTGTCGCGGCTTGAATTTATTACCTCAACCCCTGCTATTGCTGCAACAGTCATGCAGGGGTCAAACCAGATCTCTAAAGATGCTGTTCTTCAATCTCTAAGAGAATTGGCAGGAAAACCTTCTGAGCAAGTATTTGTGAATAGTGTTCAGCTTCCCAGTGATTCGATAGTGGAGTTCTTCACTGCACTTTGTGGTGTTTCAGCTGAAGAACTAAAACAAAGTCCAGCTCGGGTTTTTAGCTTGCAGAAACTTGTTGAGATCAGCTACTACAACATGGCTCGTATTCGCATG GTCTGGGCTAGAATATGGTCTGTTTTGGCAAATCACTTCATTTCAGCTGGGAGTCATCATGATGAGAAAATTGCCATGTATGCCATTGATTCGCTAAGGCAGCTTGGTATGAAGTATCTGGAACGAGCTGAACTTGCCAATTTCACATTCCAAAATGACATTCTTAAGCCTTTCGTTGTTCTTATGCGCAATAGTCGAAGTGAAACCATAAGGGGCCTCATTGTTGACTGCATTGTTCAA ATGATAAAATCTAAAGTAGGGAGCATCAAGTCTGGTTGGCGTAGTGTTTTCATGATTTTCACAGCTTCTGCAGATGATGAATTGGAATCAATTGTTGAGAGTGCATTTGAAAATGTCGAACAAG TGATCTTGGAACACTTCGATCAAGTTGTTGGCGATTGTTTTATGGACTGTGTCAACTGTCTTATCAGATTTGCAAATAATAGAACTTCGCACCGTATaagtttgaaggctattgcaCTCCTGCGCATATGTGAGGATCGTTTGGCTGAG GGTCTTATACCTGGTGGTGCTTTGAAGCCtatagaagaaaatgaaactaCAACTTTTGATGTGACTGAGCATTATTGGTTCCCAATGCTGGCTGGCCTATCTGATCTGACATCAGATACAAGGCCAGAGGTCAGAAGCTGTGCGCTTGAAGTTTTGTTTGATCTACTAAATGAGAGAGGTAGCAAGTTCTCGTCATCCTTTTGGGAGAGCATCTTCCATCGAGTCTTGTTTCCCATATTTGATCATGTAAGACATGCTGGAAAGGAAAGCTCAGCCTCTTCTGATGAGGAATGGTTCCGTGAAACAAGCATTCACTCACTTCAGTTGCTCTGCAACCTTTTCAATACTTTCTACAAG GAGGTATGTTTTATGTTGCCACCACTACTCAGTCTGCTGTTAGATTGTGCCAAAAAGACTGATCAAGCTGTGGTTTCGTTATCTCTGGGTGCACTGGTGCATCTCATTGAAGTTGGAGGACATCAATTTAGTGAGAGTGATTGGGATACATTATTGAAAAGCATAAG AGACGCAttatacacaacacaaccACTTGAACTGCTAAATGCTTTGGGTTTTGAGAACCTGAAGAATGAAAGGACATTAAACAATTCCGGCGAGGCTTTATTGTCTCTTGACTATGATGGGGGACACAACCGTCAGTTTGATTCCAATGATAGAAATCCAAATGCATCAGTCAAAGGTGTTCACTTGGATGGATCCGAAG GCCTTAACTCTCCGTCAGGAAGTGCGTCAAAGTCTGCTGATGATGGAAACCTCCAACGTAGTCAAACAATAGGTCAAAGAATTATGGACAACCTTTTTCTCAGAAATCTTTCATCCAAGCCTAAGAGTTCTGATGCATCTGTACCATCTTCTCCAGTCAAG GTTCCTGATGTTATTGAACCTGATatgaaagatgatgaagaaagcTCTGTATTGGGAACTTGTAGGGGCAAATGCATCACTCAGTTATTACTTCTGGGGGCCATTGATAGTATCCAG AAGAGATACTGGAGCAAGTTGAATGCACCTCAGAAGATAGCTATAATGGACACTTTGCTGTCTGCGTTAGAATTTGCAGCTTCCTACAACTCATATACAAATCTCAGAACACGCATGCACCAAACTTCTGATGAGAG GCCACCTGTGAATCTTCTTCGCCAGGAGTTAACAGGAACTTGCATATATCTGGACATCTTACAGAAGGCAACTTCCGGGTTTCCCATTCAAGAGGGACTTGCAGAAACTAATGATAGCTCAATGGAGCATTCCAATGCTGAAGAGAAAGTTGAAGGATTAGCAGAGGACAAACTTGTGTCATTCTGTGAACAGGTACTCAGGGAGGCATCTGAGCTGCAGTCTAGTTCTGGAGATGTGACTAATATGGATATTCATCGTGTTCTGGAGTTACGATCGCCAATAATTGTTAAG GTGCTCAAAGGCATGTGCTTTATGAACCAACAAATTTTCAGAAGACATTTAAGAGACTTCTATCCTTTGCTTACAAAACTTGTATGCTGCGACCAG ATGGATGTTCGTGGAGCTCTAGGCGATCTATTTAGGGCACAATTGAAAGCACTTCTGCCCTAG
- the LOC126796560 gene encoding brefeldin A-inhibited guanine nucleotide-exchange protein 5 isoform X2 encodes MAGGAAGGFVTRAYESMLKECSPKKYPDLQKAIQAYLDNAKEVNQAQQTIPQTAPSGKPQATSPDGDGSSVDAEGEDAKTGAEPGQSQTSSNTAEEADSVARPVNISGTVSTVLATAGNTLEGTQAELILNPLRLAFDTKNLKVLEPALDCLHKLIAYDHLEGDPGLDNKSVPVFTDILNRVCSCVDNNSSDSTVLQVLKVLLTAVASTKFRVHGEPLLGVIRVCYNIALHSKSPVNQATSKAMLTQMISIIFRRMETDPVSSSGSVGHTEATTEKHSNTEAEETSVADQNEKEMTLGDQLNQVKETPIASVEELHNLAGGADIKGLEAVLDKAVHHEDGKKIIRGIDLESMSIVQRDALLVFRTLCKMGMKEDNNEVTLKTRILSLELLQGLLEGVGHPFTRNFHFIDSVKAYLSYALLRASVSPSPIIFQYATGIFLVLLLRFRESLKGEIGIFFPLIVLRSLDSSDFPMNQKMSVLRMVEKVCKDPQMLVDIFVNYDCDLEAPNLFERMVTTLSRISQGTQNADPNMATASPTTSIKGSSLQCLVNVLKSLVDWETSRGESDNQTKNSQSPDGDASAKESVDVKSRQDTTTNFEKAKAHKSTLEAAISEFNRQPVKGVEYLRSNKLVENTPSSVAQFLRSTPSLDKAMIGEYLGHHEEFPLSVMHAYVDSMKFLGMKFDTAIRELLKGFRLPGEAQKIDRIMEKFAERYCADNPGLFKNADTAYVLAYAVIMLNTDAHNPMVWPKMSKSDFVRMNATEDPEECAPTELLEEIYDSIVKEEIKMKDESTNLDKGGKYKPEGEERGRLVSILNLALPRRTVSSDTKSESEAIIKRAQDIFRNQGAKRGVFHTTQQIELVRPMVEAVGWPLLATFSVTMEEGENKSRIVLCMEGFKAGIHITHVLGMDTMRYAFLTSLVRFTFLHAPKEMRGKNVEALRTLLALCDSETGSLQDTWNAVLECVSRLEFITSTPAIAATVMQGSNQISKDAVLQSLRELAGKPSEQVFVNSVQLPSDSIVEFFTALCGVSAEELKQSPARVFSLQKLVEISYYNMARIRMVWARIWSVLANHFISAGSHHDEKIAMYAIDSLRQLGMKYLERAELANFTFQNDILKPFVVLMRNSRSETIRGLIVDCIVQMIKSKVGSIKSGWRSVFMIFTASADDELESIVESAFENVEQVILEHFDQVVGDCFMDCVNCLIRFANNRTSHRISLKAIALLRICEDRLAEGLIPGGALKPIEENETTTFDVTEHYWFPMLAGLSDLTSDTRPEVRSCALEVLFDLLNERGSKFSSSFWESIFHRVLFPIFDHVRHAGKESSASSDEEWFRETSIHSLQLLCNLFNTFYKEVCFMLPPLLSLLLDCAKKTDQAVVSLSLGALVHLIEVGGHQFSESDWDTLLKSIRDALYTTQPLELLNALGFENLKNERTLNNSGEALLSLDYDGGHNRQFDSNDRNPNASVKGVHLDGSEGLNSPSGSASKSADDGNLQRSQTIGQRIMDNLFLRNLSSKPKSSDASVPSSPVKVPDVIEPDMKDDEESSVLGTCRGKCITQLLLLGAIDSIQKRYWSKLNAPQKIAIMDTLLSALEFAASYNSYTNLRTRMHQTSDERPPVNLLRQELTGTCIYLDILQKATSGFPIQEGLAETNDSSMEHSNAEEKVEGLAEDKLVSFCEQVLREASELQSSSGDVTNMDIHRVLELRSPIIVKVLKGMCFMNQQIFRRHLRDFYPLLTKLVCCDQMDVRGALGDLFRAQLKALLP; translated from the exons ATGGCCGGAGGAGCAGCCGGCGGCTTCGTCACGCGAGCCTATGAGTCCATGCTCAAAGAGTGCTCGCCGAAAAAGTATCCCGATCTTCAAAAGGCAATTCAGGCTTACTTAG ACAATGCAAAAGAAGTCAATCAGGCTCAACAAACCATTCCGCAGACTGCTCCAAGTGGGAAGCCTCAAGCTACTTCTCCAGATGGTGATGGAAG TTCTGTTGACGCAGAAGGTGAAGATGCAAAAACTGGTGCAGAACCAGGTCAGTCTCAAACATCCTCAAACACTGCCGAGGAGGCAGATTCTGTTGCCAGGCCAGTGAACATAAGTGGAACTGTATCAACTGTCCTAGCAACTGCTGGGAACACCTTAGAAGGCACCCAGGCTGAGCTTATTTTGAATCCCCTGCGACTTGCATTCGATACAAAGAACCTAAAAGTTCTTGAACCTGCTCTAGATTGTCTTCAT AAACTGATTGCGTACGATCATTTAGAGGGAGATCCTGGTTTAGACAACAAAAGTGTTCCAGTGTTTACTGATATTTTGAACAGGGTTTGCAGTTGTGTTGACAATAATTCATCTGATAG TACTGTTCTGCAAGTGTTGAAGGTCCTTCTGACTGCAGTGGCATCCACAAAGTTTAGAG TACATGGGGAACCGTTGCTGGGAGTTATCAGAGTCTGCTATAATATTGCTCTGCACAG CAAGAGTCCTGTCAACCAAGCTACATCAAAGGCAATGCTTACGCAAATGATCAGCATCATATTCAGGAGAATGGAAACTGACCCG GTTTCATCATCTGGTTCTGTTGGACATACAGAAGCCACTACAGAAAAACATTCAAATACAGAAGCTGAAGAAACTTCTGTGGCAGACCAAAATGAGAAAGAAATGACTTTGGGTGATCAACTAAACCAGGTCAAAGAGACACCCATTGCATCTGTTGAGGAACTTCATAATCTTGCAGGTGGTGCTGACATTAAG ggtttagaggcCGTCCTGGACAAAGCTGTTCATCATGAAGATGGCAAAAAGATAATCAG AGGGATTGACCTGGAGAGTATGAGCATAGTTCAGCGTGATGCTTTACTGGTTTTCCGAACCCTCTGCAAG ATGGGCATGAAGGAAGATAACAATGAAGTCACGTTGAAGACGAGGATTTTATCTCTGGAGCTGTTGCAg GGTTTGTTGGAAGGAGTTGGTCATCCATTTACTAGAAACTTCCATTTCATTGATTCTGTGAAAGCATACCTATCATATGCTTTGTTGCGGGCTTCAGTTTCGCCCTCCCCTATCATATTTCAG TACGCAACTGGAATTTTTTTAGTGCTTTTGTTGCGGTTTAGAGAAAGTCTCAAG GGTGAAATTGGCATCTTCTTTCCCTTGATAGTTCTCCGGTCTCTGGATAGCTCGGATTTTCCCATGAACCAGAAAATGAGTGTTCTGAG GATGGTCGAAAAAGTTTGCAAGGATCCTCAGATGCTTGTTGACATATTCGTGAACTATGACTGTGATCTTGAGGCACCAAACTTGTTTGAGCGGATG GTTACTACTCTATCAAGAATATCCCAAGGGACACAAAATGCAGATCCAAATATGGCTACTGCATCCCCGACTACTTCAATAAAGGGTTCATCTCTTCAG TGTCTTGTCAATGTGCTTAAATCACTCGTAGATTGGGAAACTTCACGTGGAGAATCAGATAACCAAACTAAAAATTCCCAGTCTCCAGATGGAGATGCTTCAGCCAAAGAGTCAGTTGATGTGAAAAGCAGGCAAGATACAACCACCAACTTTGAGAAGGCAAAAGCTCATAAGTCTACACTGGAAGCGGCCATCTCTGAG TTCAACAGACAGCCAGTTAAGGGTGTAGAGTATCTGAGATCGAATAAATTAGTGGAAAACACACCAAGTTCAGTTGCCCAATTTTTGAGAAGTACTCCCAGCTTAGACAAG GCTATGATTGGTGAATATTTGGGCCATCATGAAGAATTTCCGCTTTCTGTGATGCATGCTTATGTCGATTCCATGAAATTTTTGGGAATGAAGTTTGATACTGCAATTCGTGAACTTCTTAAAGGATTCCGACTTCCAGGGGAAGCTCAAAAGATAGATCGCATCATGGAAAAGTTTGCAGAAAG ATACTGTGCAGATAATCCAGGCCTCTTCAAAAATGCAGATACTGCATATGTTCTTGCATATGCAGTTATTATGTTGAATACTGATGCACATAATCCAATGGTATGGCCTAAGATGTCCAAGTCAGATTTCGTGCGCATGAATGCTACTGAAGATCCAGAAGAATGTGCCCCAACAGAACTTCTGGAAGAAATCTATGATTCGATTGTTAAAGAAGAGATAAAGATGAAAGATGAGAGTACGAATCTAGATAAAGGTGGCAAATATAAGCCAGAAGGTGAAGAGAGAGGGCGCCTCGTCAGTATTCTTAATCTGGCTCTACCCAGAAGGACAGTTTCTTCTGATACCAAGTCTGAAAGTGAAGCTATTATAAAGAGAGCACAAGATATATTTAGGAATCAAGGAGCAAAAAGAGGGGTCTTCCATACTACACAGCAAATAGAACTTGTAAGGCCTATGGTAGAAGCTGTTGGCTGGCCTTTGCTTGCTACCTTTTCTGTTACAATGGAAGAGGGTGAGAATAAGTCGAGGATTGTTCTCTGCATGGAAGGATTTAAAGCAGGAATACACATTACACATGTTCTGGGAATGGATACCATGCGctatgcattcttaacatctcTTGTCAG ATTTACATTCTTGCATGCTCCAAAGGAAATGCGTGGTAAAAATGTGGAAGCGTTGCGAACGCTACTAGCTCTTTGTGACTCAGAGACTGGTTCCCTTCAAGACACGTGGAATGCAGTTTTGGAATGTGTGTCGCGGCTTGAATTTATTACCTCAACCCCTGCTATTGCTGCAACAGTCATGCAGGGGTCAAACCAGATCTCTAAAGATGCTGTTCTTCAATCTCTAAGAGAATTGGCAGGAAAACCTTCTGAGCAAGTATTTGTGAATAGTGTTCAGCTTCCCAGTGATTCGATAGTGGAGTTCTTCACTGCACTTTGTGGTGTTTCAGCTGAAGAACTAAAACAAAGTCCAGCTCGGGTTTTTAGCTTGCAGAAACTTGTTGAGATCAGCTACTACAACATGGCTCGTATTCGCATG GTCTGGGCTAGAATATGGTCTGTTTTGGCAAATCACTTCATTTCAGCTGGGAGTCATCATGATGAGAAAATTGCCATGTATGCCATTGATTCGCTAAGGCAGCTTGGTATGAAGTATCTGGAACGAGCTGAACTTGCCAATTTCACATTCCAAAATGACATTCTTAAGCCTTTCGTTGTTCTTATGCGCAATAGTCGAAGTGAAACCATAAGGGGCCTCATTGTTGACTGCATTGTTCAA ATGATAAAATCTAAAGTAGGGAGCATCAAGTCTGGTTGGCGTAGTGTTTTCATGATTTTCACAGCTTCTGCAGATGATGAATTGGAATCAATTGTTGAGAGTGCATTTGAAAATGTCGAACAAG TGATCTTGGAACACTTCGATCAAGTTGTTGGCGATTGTTTTATGGACTGTGTCAACTGTCTTATCAGATTTGCAAATAATAGAACTTCGCACCGTATaagtttgaaggctattgcaCTCCTGCGCATATGTGAGGATCGTTTGGCTGAG GGTCTTATACCTGGTGGTGCTTTGAAGCCtatagaagaaaatgaaactaCAACTTTTGATGTGACTGAGCATTATTGGTTCCCAATGCTGGCTGGCCTATCTGATCTGACATCAGATACAAGGCCAGAGGTCAGAAGCTGTGCGCTTGAAGTTTTGTTTGATCTACTAAATGAGAGAGGTAGCAAGTTCTCGTCATCCTTTTGGGAGAGCATCTTCCATCGAGTCTTGTTTCCCATATTTGATCATGTAAGACATGCTGGAAAGGAAAGCTCAGCCTCTTCTGATGAGGAATGGTTCCGTGAAACAAGCATTCACTCACTTCAGTTGCTCTGCAACCTTTTCAATACTTTCTACAAG GAGGTATGTTTTATGTTGCCACCACTACTCAGTCTGCTGTTAGATTGTGCCAAAAAGACTGATCAAGCTGTGGTTTCGTTATCTCTGGGTGCACTGGTGCATCTCATTGAAGTTGGAGGACATCAATTTAGTGAGAGTGATTGGGATACATTATTGAAAAGCATAAG AGACGCAttatacacaacacaaccACTTGAACTGCTAAATGCTTTGGGTTTTGAGAACCTGAAGAATGAAAGGACATTAAACAATTCCGGCGAGGCTTTATTGTCTCTTGACTATGATGGGGGACACAACCGTCAGTTTGATTCCAATGATAGAAATCCAAATGCATCAGTCAAAGGTGTTCACTTGGATGGATCCGAAG GCCTTAACTCTCCGTCAGGAAGTGCGTCAAAGTCTGCTGATGATGGAAACCTCCAACGTAGTCAAACAATAGGTCAAAGAATTATGGACAACCTTTTTCTCAGAAATCTTTCATCCAAGCCTAAGAGTTCTGATGCATCTGTACCATCTTCTCCAGTCAAG GTTCCTGATGTTATTGAACCTGATatgaaagatgatgaagaaagcTCTGTATTGGGAACTTGTAGGGGCAAATGCATCACTCAGTTATTACTTCTGGGGGCCATTGATAGTATCCAG AAGAGATACTGGAGCAAGTTGAATGCACCTCAGAAGATAGCTATAATGGACACTTTGCTGTCTGCGTTAGAATTTGCAGCTTCCTACAACTCATATACAAATCTCAGAACACGCATGCACCAAACTTCTGATGAGAG GCCACCTGTGAATCTTCTTCGCCAGGAGTTAACAGGAACTTGCATATATCTGGACATCTTACAGAAGGCAACTTCCGGGTTTCCCATTCAAGAGGGACTTGCAGAAACTAATGATAGCTCAATGGAGCATTCCAATGCTGAAGAGAAAGTTGAAGGATTAGCAGAGGACAAACTTGTGTCATTCTGTGAACAGGTACTCAGGGAGGCATCTGAGCTGCAGTCTAGTTCTGGAGATGTGACTAATATGGATATTCATCGTGTTCTGGAGTTACGATCGCCAATAATTGTTAAG GTGCTCAAAGGCATGTGCTTTATGAACCAACAAATTTTCAGAAGACATTTAAGAGACTTCTATCCTTTGCTTACAAAACTTGTATGCTGCGACCAG ATGGATGTTCGTGGAGCTCTAGGCGATCTATTTAGGGCACAATTGAAAGCACTTCTGCCCTAG